Proteins from a genomic interval of Ptychodera flava strain L36383 chromosome 7, AS_Pfla_20210202, whole genome shotgun sequence:
- the LOC139136241 gene encoding uncharacterized protein gives MISMAVLHHTLSLTLLYHVTLLVHGLTNDELAKFRTSGIAESNTNQIGWVSVATEGDLHIFTSNVIPDHQTGSFPNQDNPHSIIEQDFQISVPVTPSEAETPGCLPMGPIGISVNGIPIFNLVNARGEDATEVEVFDVCNGHPDPTGRYHYHDLPTCILDRSNDESELIGVTIDGYPIYGPTDENGNNLTSADLDVCSGRCVDGFYQYHFTEHHPYSIGCLKGVPAQITSRGRCFFACNKMGTDKDSDLSFCDDQTDEGQTPGGRHPGDNNPDGEMPSGGRPGGKRPGCNKPKGNGQTPGDGNPSDEMPMPNGGHTGDQTPSGDQPGGEMPMPNGQIPSGAFPDDQMPIPSGYRPHGQMPGGYYPGNEIPGNTFSGSLGSGRLGRYFPNRQRPKPSYQAPQYSNGYYQETDQRRPTFDGSDAGYQMQGGQYRDGYSWNTDQSGFNQQIASDRRYGSYGPNRERRFRRSTKLGQLLLGHS, from the coding sequence ATGATAAGCATGGCAGTACTACATCATACGCTGTCCCTGACCTTACTGTATCATGTGACCCTGTTGGTGCATGGACTCACAAACGACGAACTGGCCAAGTTCAGAACAAGTGGAATTGCCGAGTCAAACACGAACCAGATTGGTTGGGTGTCAGTTGCCACCGAGGGCGATCTTCACATTTTCACCAGCAACGTTATCCCCGATCACCAAACAGGTTCTTTCCCGAATCAAGACAACCCACACAGTATCATAGAACAAGATTTCCAGATCTCTGTTCCGGTAACTCCTTCTGAAGCTGAAACACCAGGCTGTTTACCGATGGGACCGATCGGCATATCTGTAAATGGCATCCCAATATTCAACCTCGTCAACGCTCGAGGTGAAGACGCCACTGAAGTTGAAGTATTCGATGTATGCAACGGACACCCTGACCCAACAGGAAGGTATCATTATCACGATTTGCCCACTTGCATACTCGATCGTAGCAACGACGAATCAGAGCTCATTGGTGTGACCATCGATGGTTATCCAATTTATGGTCCAACAGATGAAAATGGCAATAATCTCACTTCAGCTGATCTAGATGTATGTAGTGGTCGATGTGTGGATGGGTTCTATCAATACCATTTCACAGAGCACCATCCATATTCCATCGGTTGCTTGAAAGGTGTCCCTGCACAAATCACTTCAAGAGGACGGTGTTTTTTCGCCTGCAATAAAATGGGCACAGATAAGGACAGTGATTTGAGTTTCTGTGATGATCAAACCGATGAAGGTCAGACCCCAGGTGGCCGTCACCCAGGTGATAACAACCCAGATGGCGAGATGCCAAGTGGTGGTCGCCCAGGTGGCAAACGTCCTGGCTGTAACAAGCCAAAAGGGAATGGTCAGACCCCAGGTGATGGCAATCCAAGCGACGAAATGCCTATGCCAAATGGTGGTCATACTGGGGACCAGACACCAAGCGGTGACCAACCAGGAGGCGAGATGCCGATGCCAAATGGTCAGATACCAAGCGGCGCCTTCCCTGACGATCAGATGCCAATTCCAAGTGGCTACCGTCCGCACGGTCAGATGCCTGGTGGTTACTACCCGGGAAACGAAATACCCGGTAATACCTTTTCTGGAAGTCTTGGCAGTGGAAGGCTTGGTAGATACTTCCCGAATAGACAGAGACCAAAGCCAAGCTATCAAGCTCCTCAATATTCCAATGGTTACTACCAAGAAACTGATCAACGAAGACCAACTTTTGATGGTAGTGACGCCGGGTATCAAATGCAAGGTGGACAATATCGAGATGGTTATAGCTGGAATACAGATCAGTCTGGTTTTAATCAACAGATAGCATCTGATCGTCGATACGGATCGTATGGACCAAACCGAGAAAGGCGATTCAGAAGATCTACCAAGCTTGGACAATTACTCCTTGGTCATTCATAG